The segment GCCGGGGCATTCGTGCTGTCGCAGCGGCTGCACCGAGCCGTAACCGATCTGAAACGGGTCGAGGTAGACGTGCGCTACGCGCTGATCGAACCCGGAACCACCACGATGCCGCTGCTCGACCCAAGCGCGGACGGCAGCGCTTCCGGTCACGCGCGCAGCTGATCAGGGTTCCCGCGACAGCCAGCCGTCCGCGCCGCCCATCTGCCGCTCGAGGAACGGCGGCTCTCCGGCCTCGAGGGTCGCGCGCAGCTCGTGCAGGGTCTGCTCGACCCGGCGGCGCAGCCACGCTGGATAACCGTAGTGCGCGGCGGCCCGCTCGAACTCGTCGCGGTCGAATTCCTCGGCGTGGTGGTCGGGGCGCACCTTCAGGTCGATCTGCAGGTCCACGCAGCGCACCCGGCCCGAACCGAACTCGGGCGGAGTATTCACGTTCAGGTAGTACTCGAGGACCCGGCGGGTTCCGGGCACGAAGTCCGGGCCACCGCTCCACCACTGCCCGCGCCGGAACAACACCTCGGCGTCGTGCTCGAGCGCGATTTCAAAACCCTTGGCATGATGGCAAAAACGGTTC is part of the Deinobacterium chartae genome and harbors:
- a CDS encoding DUF402 domain-containing protein — encoded protein: MRDLYRPGETVRVEFLEWDDTPHYSWDARVERVFTDGLLLSMRAGNRFCHHAKGFEIALEHDAEVLFRRGQWWSGGPDFVPGTRRVLEYYLNVNTPPEFGSGRVRCVDLQIDLKVRPDHHAEEFDRDEFERAAAHYGYPAWLRRRVEQTLHELRATLEAGEPPFLERQMGGADGWLSREP